The genomic stretch CCTGCTGGCGATCCTGGTGAGCGCCGCCAATGCCATCATCCGCAAGATCTTCGATATTTCGTCGAATGCGTGGCTGGAGCTGCAATGGTACCTGTTCGGCGCCGCCTTCATGCTGGCGGCCGCCTACACGCTGAAGCAGAACGAGCATATCCGCATCGACATCGTCTACGGTATGTTTTCACGTCGCGTGCAGCATTGGATCGACCTTCTCGGCCACATTCTGTTCCTGATGCCGTTCGTGACGCTGATGGTCATCTATTTCGTCCCCTATGTGTCGCTGTCGATCCGCAGTGGCGAGATGTCCAACAATTCCGGCGGGCTGATCGTCTGGCCGGCCAAGGCCATCCTGCTGGTCGGGTTTTTCCTTCTGGCACTGCAGGGCATTTCCGAGATCATCAAGAAGATCGCCATCATGCGGGGCGTCATGGACGATCCCAACCCCTTCATTTCCGTGCACGAACAGGCTGAACTCGAAGCCAAGGCGCTCGCCGACGAGGTGCGCTCGTGATGGAATTCATTGCCCAGAACATGGCGCCGATCATGTTCGCCTCGCTGATCCTGTTCATGCTGATCGGCTATCCCGTCGCCTTCTCTCTGGCCGCGAACGGATTGATGTTCTTCTTTATCGGCGTGCTTTTGACGCCCTATTCGGGCGGTGCGATCAACCTCGCATGGCCGCTGCTCTATGCGCTTCCGGACAATTTCTACGGCAGCCGGGTGATGTCGAACGACACGCTGCTGGCCATTCCGTTCTTCACCTTCATGGGCATCGTGCTCGAACGATCGGGCATGGCCGAGGACCTGCTCGACACGATCGGCCAGCTGTTCGGGCCGATCCGTGGCGGCCTCGCCTATGCCGTGATCTTCGTCGGCGCATTGCTGGCCGCTACCACCGGCGTGGTGGCGGCATCGGTCATCGCCATGGGATTGATCTCGCTGCCGATCATGCTGCGCTATGGGTATGACCGCCGGCTGGCGTCCGGCGTCATCGCCGCCTCGGGTACGCTCGCCCAGATCATCCCGCCTTCGCTGGTGCTGATCGTGCTCGCCGACCAGCTCGGCCGCTCGGTCGGCGACATGTATGCCGGCGCGCTGATCCCCGGCCTGGTCCTGACCGGGCTCTATGCGTTTTACATTCTCATCGTCTCGATCTTCCGGCCCAAAATGGTGCCGGCGCTGCCGCTCGAAGCGCGCACGCTCGGCCATGGTGTGATTTCGCTGCTGGTGGCGCTGGTGGTGTCGGTGGCCATTTCCTATGCCGCGTACCGCTACCTGGCACCGGCGCATGGCGACAATGCGGACATTCTCGGCGCCTGCGTCGGCGTGATCCTGATCTATGTCGTCGCGATTGCCGACAGGAGGCTGAATATCAACATGATGTCGCGGCTGGCGCAGCAGGTGGTGATCGTGCTGATCCCGCCGCTGGCGCTGATCTTCCTGGTGCTGGGCACCATCTTCCTCGGCATCGCCACGCCAACGGAAGGCGGCGCCATGGGCGCGGTCGGCGCACTGGCAATGGCCGCGGCAAAGGGCCGGCTGTCGCTGGACGTGATCAAGCAGGCACTGGCCTCGACGACACGGCTGTCGTCCTTCGTGCTGTTCATCCTGATCGGCGCGCGGGTGTTCTCGCTCACCTTCTACGGCGTCAACGGCCAGATCTGGGTCGAGCACCTTTTGACCTCGCTGCCGGGCGGCGAAGTCGGCTTCCTGATCGGCGTCAACATCCTCGTCTTCTTCCTGGCCTTCTTCCTCGACTTCTTCGAACTGGCCTTCATCATCGTGCCGCTGCTGGCGCCGGCGGCCGACAAGCTCGGCATCGACCTGATCTGGTTCGGCGTGCTGCTCGGCGTCAACATGCAGACCAGCTTCATGCATCCACCCTTCGGCTTCGCGCTGTTCTACCTGCGCTCGGTCGCCGCCCGCGTGCCCTATCTCGACCGCCTTACGGGCAAGCAGATCGCGCCTGTGACGACCGGGCAGATCTATTGGGGCGCGGTGCCTTTCGTCCTGATCCAGGTGGTGATGATCGGACTGACCATCACATTCCCGCAAATGGTGATGCGCTATAAGGGCACAGTGATCGATCCGGGCACGATCGACTACAAGGTGCCGGAAGTGCCCGGCCTGTCGCCGCTCGGCACTCCGCCGGTTGGTGGCACAGCTCCTGCCAATGGCGGTGCCGCACCGGCAGCGCCCGGCACGCCGGACCTGTCGCAACCGCCGAGTTTCGGGGATGCGCCGCCGGCCAAGCCGGCGACACCGACACCGGACCTGTCGCAGCCGCCGAGCTTCAACTGATGGGGGCAATGCCATGAAAGCAGTGCGGCTGGAGGCGGTGGGCAGCATCGCGCTGCGCGAGGTTGACAAACCTGTCCCCGGCCCGGACGAGATTCTGGTCCGGATCGAGGCCTGCGGCGTCTGCGGCACCGACCGCCACCTTTTCCATGGTGAATTCCCCTGCCGACCGCCAGTGACGCCCGGGCATGAGTTTTCGGGCATCATCGAGGCGATCGGCAACGCCGTCTCCGGCTTTGCCGTCGGCGACCGTGTCACCGGCGATCCCAACATCGCCTGCGGGCGATGTCCGCATTGCCATGCCGGCCGGGTCAATCTCTGCCGCAATCTCAATGCCATCGGCATCCATCGCGATGGCGGTTTTGCGGACTATGTCGCTCTGCCGCACAAGCAGGCCTTCATCCTGCCCGCCGATCTACCGCCGACGCATGGTGCATTCTGCGAGCCGCTTGGCTGCTGCCTGCATGGCGTGGATCTGGCCGAGATCAGGCCGGGCAGTTCGGTGGTCGTGCTTGGCGGCGGCGTAATCGGCCTGCTCACCGTACAGCTGGCGCGGCTGGCCGGCGCCACCGCCATCATCCTGTCGACCAGGCAGGCTTCGCGGCGCACGCTTGCAGAAGCGCTCGGCGCTACCGTGACGGTCGATCCCACCGCCGCCGATGTCATCGACGCCATCGCCGGACCGGCAGGCTTGATGCCGGGCGGCGCCGACGTGGTGTTCGAATGCGCCGGCGTGCGCGCGACTGTCGAGCAGTCGATGCAGCTGGCAAGGGCCGGCGGCACAGTCGTTATCGTCGGCGTGACACCGCAAGGCGTGAAGGCAGAATTCGAGCCCTTCGACCTGTTGTTTAGGGAATTGAAGGTGGTTGGCTCGTTCCTCAATCCCTACACGCATCGCCGCGCCGCCGAGCTTATCGCGTCGGGCGCGATCGAGATCGACCGGCTGATCTCCAGGCAGGTGCCACTCGAAGAGGCGGCTGATGTCATCGCCAATCCGCCGACGCCCGGCGAGGTCAAGGTGCTGGTGGTTCCAGGACGGGGTTGAGGATGGCAGTTCCCTTCTCCCCGTCACTATTCGAAGGTGTCGGCAGGCGGATGAGGGGCCGTGCAGACTTCGGTTGTTAGCCGGCGCGAACCCTCTTCAACCAGTTCTACAGCTTGCCGTTGCGCTGCTGCACCATCATGAAGGTGTCGTAATTGTACTCGGCCACCTGTGCCCAGAGATAGTGCTCCTTGCGGAAGCCCTTGATCGATTCCCAGATCTTCTTGAACGGCGCGTTGGAGGCCTCCATCTCGGCATAGACCTCGTTGGCCTTCTCGAAGCAGGCGGCCATGATGTCCTGGCTGAACGGACGCAGTTTGGCGCCGCCGGCGACCAGGCGCTTCACCGCCGCGGGATTCACATAATCGTATTTCTGCAGCATGTCGGCATCGGCAGCCTGCGCGGCGGTGCGCAGCAGCGATTTGTAAGCCGGCGAAAGCTCTTCGTATTTCGCCTTGTTGAACATCAAATGGACGGTCGGGCCACCTTCCCACCAGCCGGGATAGTAGTAATAGGGCGCGACCTTGTAAAAGCCGAGCTTCTCGTCGTCATAGGGGCCAACCCATTCGGCGGCGTCGATCGTGCCTTTTTCCAGCGCCGGATAGATGTCGCCGCCGGCGATCTGCTGCGGCACGACGCCGAGCTTCTGCACCACCTTGCCGGCAAAGCCGCCAATGCGCATCTTGAGGCCCGAGAGATCGGCGACCGTATTGATCTCCTTGCGGAACCAGCCGCCCATCTGCACGCCGGTGTTGCCGCCCGGCAGGCCGAAAAGGCCCTGTGTGGCAAGAAACTCGTTGAACAGATCAATGCCGCCGCCATGGTAATGCCAGGCATTCATGCCGCGCGCGTTGAGCGAAAAGGGAACCGCCGCGCCGAGCGCCCATGTCGGGTCCTTGCCCCAGTAATAATATGCCACCGTATGGCAGGCCTCGACCGTGCCGGCCGTGGTGGCGTCCGCGGCCTGCAGGCCGGGCACGAGTTCGCCGGCGGCAAAGACCTGGACCTGGAAATTGCCGTCGGTGGCTTCCGACAGCATCTTGGAGAACACTTCGGCGCCGCCATAGATGGTGTCGAGCGATTTAGGGAAGGACGACGCCAGCCGCCATGTCACCTTGGGGTTGGACTGGGCGATTGCCGGAGCGGCGAGCGTTGCCGCTGCGGCGGCGGCACCGACACCGGTCACGCCGGCCTTGCGAATGAATGAACGACGATCCATGCAATTCCTCCCTTTTGGATCAACAGACCGATTTTCGGGAAATCCTCGGCTTCCCGCATCGGTTGGCCCAAACAATACACGGGCAAGAGGTCTAGTCCAGCACGGCGGCCAGATTTGGTAACCAAGCCATGCGACCCTGCAACTATAGTCTAACAAGGGATTTCGTGGACTATGCGACACGCTGAAACTTGGCATGGAAAAAGACGTCCGGATCGCCTATTTTGAAGGCAGAACATCCCTTGCCCGATGGAAACCAGACCCAAAATGCACCAACCGCTCGTCGCCGTATCGACCGACACCCGTCAGTTCGACAACTACACCTGGCATGCCGCCCCGCAGCAATATCTGCAAGCAGCGATTACCGGCGCTGGCGTGTTCCCGCTTTTGGTGCCATCGTTCGGCGACAGGCTCGACTTCGACGAACTTTTGTCTTCTGTCGACGGCGTCATGGTCACCGGCTCGAAATCCAACGTGCATCCCTCGCTCTATGGTGGTGATGCCAGCGAAGCCAACGGTCCTTACGACCCGGCGCGTGACGCCACCACGCTGCCGCTGATTCGCCGGGCGATCGAGCGCGGCGTGCCGCTGCTCGCCATCTGCCGTGGCATCCAGGAGCTGAACGTCGCGCTCGGCGGCACGCTGGGCACCGAGATTCAGGAGCGCGAGGGTTCGCTGGACCACCGCGCACCGGTGAGCGACAAACAGGACGAACGCTTCGCCATCCACCAGACCATTTCGATCAAAGCGGGCAGTTGCCTTGCCGGCGTGTTCGGCGCCGGTGACATCAAGGTCAATTCCTTGCATCGCCAGGCGATCGACCGGCTGGGCTCGAAGCTCGAGATCGAGGCCGTTGCTGCTGACGGCACGGTCGAAGCGGTTTCGGTCAAGGGAGCCCGCGCCTTTGCCGTCGGCGTCCAGTGGCATCCGGAATACTGGGTCAAATCGGACAGCAACTCGGCCAAGATTTTCCGCGCCTTCGGCGATGCGGTGCGCCTGCATGCGGTGGCAAAGGCTGGCTCGCGGGCTGCCGCGGAATAGTCAGTCGTCAGTCCTGATCGCTCGCCAATGACAGCAAGGGTGTGGCCGGGGCGTAAGACTCGTAGCCATCTCCGTCGGCAACGCTGAAGGTGACAATCGGATCGACGCCGTTGGCGCTGAAGGCGACGGTGCCGTCATTCTGTTCACGCCAAAACTTTGCCCGTTCTATGCCAGCCAGCAGACGACGGCATGTCGGAGCGA from Mesorhizobium sp. NZP2077 encodes the following:
- a CDS encoding gamma-glutamyl-gamma-aminobutyrate hydrolase family protein; protein product: MHQPLVAVSTDTRQFDNYTWHAAPQQYLQAAITGAGVFPLLVPSFGDRLDFDELLSSVDGVMVTGSKSNVHPSLYGGDASEANGPYDPARDATTLPLIRRAIERGVPLLAICRGIQELNVALGGTLGTEIQEREGSLDHRAPVSDKQDERFAIHQTISIKAGSCLAGVFGAGDIKVNSLHRQAIDRLGSKLEIEAVAADGTVEAVSVKGARAFAVGVQWHPEYWVKSDSNSAKIFRAFGDAVRLHAVAKAGSRAAAE
- a CDS encoding TRAP transporter large permease subunit; translated protein: MMEFIAQNMAPIMFASLILFMLIGYPVAFSLAANGLMFFFIGVLLTPYSGGAINLAWPLLYALPDNFYGSRVMSNDTLLAIPFFTFMGIVLERSGMAEDLLDTIGQLFGPIRGGLAYAVIFVGALLAATTGVVAASVIAMGLISLPIMLRYGYDRRLASGVIAASGTLAQIIPPSLVLIVLADQLGRSVGDMYAGALIPGLVLTGLYAFYILIVSIFRPKMVPALPLEARTLGHGVISLLVALVVSVAISYAAYRYLAPAHGDNADILGACVGVILIYVVAIADRRLNINMMSRLAQQVVIVLIPPLALIFLVLGTIFLGIATPTEGGAMGAVGALAMAAAKGRLSLDVIKQALASTTRLSSFVLFILIGARVFSLTFYGVNGQIWVEHLLTSLPGGEVGFLIGVNILVFFLAFFLDFFELAFIIVPLLAPAADKLGIDLIWFGVLLGVNMQTSFMHPPFGFALFYLRSVAARVPYLDRLTGKQIAPVTTGQIYWGAVPFVLIQVVMIGLTITFPQMVMRYKGTVIDPGTIDYKVPEVPGLSPLGTPPVGGTAPANGGAAPAAPGTPDLSQPPSFGDAPPAKPATPTPDLSQPPSFN
- a CDS encoding TRAP transporter substrate-binding protein; the protein is MDRRSFIRKAGVTGVGAAAAAATLAAPAIAQSNPKVTWRLASSFPKSLDTIYGGAEVFSKMLSEATDGNFQVQVFAAGELVPGLQAADATTAGTVEACHTVAYYYWGKDPTWALGAAVPFSLNARGMNAWHYHGGGIDLFNEFLATQGLFGLPGGNTGVQMGGWFRKEINTVADLSGLKMRIGGFAGKVVQKLGVVPQQIAGGDIYPALEKGTIDAAEWVGPYDDEKLGFYKVAPYYYYPGWWEGGPTVHLMFNKAKYEELSPAYKSLLRTAAQAADADMLQKYDYVNPAAVKRLVAGGAKLRPFSQDIMAACFEKANEVYAEMEASNAPFKKIWESIKGFRKEHYLWAQVAEYNYDTFMMVQQRNGKL
- a CDS encoding TRAP transporter small permease subunit, which encodes MEGPLALSRGIDRLNEFIGKSVSWLILLAILVSAANAIIRKIFDISSNAWLELQWYLFGAAFMLAAAYTLKQNEHIRIDIVYGMFSRRVQHWIDLLGHILFLMPFVTLMVIYFVPYVSLSIRSGEMSNNSGGLIVWPAKAILLVGFFLLALQGISEIIKKIAIMRGVMDDPNPFISVHEQAELEAKALADEVRS
- a CDS encoding zinc-dependent alcohol dehydrogenase family protein — encoded protein: MKAVRLEAVGSIALREVDKPVPGPDEILVRIEACGVCGTDRHLFHGEFPCRPPVTPGHEFSGIIEAIGNAVSGFAVGDRVTGDPNIACGRCPHCHAGRVNLCRNLNAIGIHRDGGFADYVALPHKQAFILPADLPPTHGAFCEPLGCCLHGVDLAEIRPGSSVVVLGGGVIGLLTVQLARLAGATAIILSTRQASRRTLAEALGATVTVDPTAADVIDAIAGPAGLMPGGADVVFECAGVRATVEQSMQLARAGGTVVIVGVTPQGVKAEFEPFDLLFRELKVVGSFLNPYTHRRAAELIASGAIEIDRLISRQVPLEEAADVIANPPTPGEVKVLVVPGRG